From Megalobrama amblycephala isolate DHTTF-2021 linkage group LG8, ASM1881202v1, whole genome shotgun sequence, the proteins below share one genomic window:
- the zp2l2 gene encoding zona pellucida glycoprotein 2, like 2 isoform X1, which produces MLTIAALIAFTLSVCLSNAQDSQFPWQMPQYQAGGLSSSPVLKEFPQQEMFNPQQEMSSSSGSQRCVVEQQERVECGEPDITPAECEDISCCYDAQGCYYAKAVTLQCTRDGQFVLVVARDATLPRISLDSVHMLENDPSGLCAPVGTTATFAIYQFAVSSCGTRMKEENGFVIYENMMSSAYEVGIGPRGSITRDSAYELEFQCRYSGTAVEALVAEVNTVPPPPPVSQQGPLRVELRLAKGQCTTKGCSDEDMYTSYYSEADYPVTKVLREPVYVEVRILERTDPNIILVLDHCWATSTPEPLSLPQWDLVLDGCPYKDDHYLTTPLPVGPSGLQYPSHYKRFVVKMFTFVDQSSLEPLQERIFIHCTTSVCHPSPTEPCEPSCGSRTRRAVSEYLNDSEEKVVVSSGEVIIVSHLPVSDNLVDKEVFTSSSPTDIGLWIMGGRSSHCVWCLWAHGGCYNAADQTSPSARSSVMLIK; this is translated from the exons ATGTTAACAATTGCAGCATTAATTGCGTTTACGCTTAGTGTATGTTTGAGCAATGCTCAGGATTCACAGTTTCCCTGGCAGATGCCCCAATATCAGGCCGGTGGTTTATCATCCTCACCAGTTCTGAAGGAATTTCCCCAGCAGGAGATGTTCAATCCTCAGCAGGAGATGAGCTCCTCCTCTGGGTCTCAGCGCTGTGTGGTGGAGCAGCAGGAGCGCGTTGAGTGTGGAGAGCCTGACATCACTCCAGCTGAATGTGAGGACATCAGCTGCTGTTATGATGCACAGGGCTGTTATTATGCCAAGGCAG TTACTCTGCAGTGCACGAGGGATGGGCAGTTTGTGTTGGTGGTGGCTCGAGATGCCACCCTGCCACGCATCAGTTTAGACTCCGTCCACATGCTGGAAAACGATCCCAGTGGCCTTTGCGCGCCTGTCGGCACTACTGCCACCTTTGCCATCTATCAGTTTGCTGTCAGCTCCTGTGGCACCAGAATGAAG GAAGAAAATGGTTTTGTTATTTATGAGAACATGATGTCATCTGCGTATGAAGTGGGCATTGGACCTCGTGGATCAATTACgagagacagtgcttatga GCTGGAGTTCCAGTGCAGGTATTCGGGAACAGCAGTTGAGGCGCTGGTGGCGGAGGTGAACACGgttcctcctcctccccccGTCTCTCAGCAGGGCCCACTCAGAGTGGAGCTCAGGCTCGCCAAGGGACAGTGCACCACTAAAGGATGCTCTGATG AGGATATGTACACTTCATACTACTCCGAGGCGGACTATCCTGTTACAAAAGTGTTGAGAGAGCCTGTATATGTGGAGGTGCGGATTCTGGAGAGGACTGATCCAAACATAATCCTGGTCCTGGACCACTGCTGGGCCACTTCTACTCCTGAACCCTTGAGCCTGCCTCAGTGGGACCTAGTGCTTGATGG cTGTCCATATAAGGATGACCATTATCTGACCACTCCGCTTCCTGTTGGAccctcagggctgcagtacccGTCTCATTACAAACGCTTTGTGGTGAAGATGTTCACCTTTGTAGATCAGTCCTCTCTTGAGCCTTTGCAGGAAAGG ATTTTCATTCACTGCACTACATCTGTTTGCCACCCCTCTCCCACTGAGCCATGTGAGCCCAGCTGTGGCAGCAGAACAA GAAGGGCTGTTTCAGAATACTTGAATGATTCCGAGGAAAAGGTTGTCGTTTCGAGTGGGGAGGTCATAATTGTATCTCATTTGCCAGTTTCTGACAATCTTGTGGATAAGGAAG TGTTTACCTCTTCTAGTCCCACAGATATTGGATTATGGATTATGGGCGGCAGGAGCTCTCACTGCGTTTGGTGTCTGTGGGCTCATGGTGGCTGTTATAATGCAGCGGACCAGACTTCGCCCTCCGCCCGTTCCAGTGTGAtgttaataaaatga
- the tmem237b gene encoding transmembrane protein 237B, with product MDTEAKVPSTRRRDLPPIPQGQRRGPRALPSMPSQDTAEEMPAPKSRKKKAKRDVESVDEPDDGGMEMGGLTSRRQSECQEPLTPEPLDNPPQRRKKKKKAQAIDVEGDQADLVSNGDMMDQNTDEEVTRRPKKRKVKPKVTETQSNNELDVEDDDIITDPQAPVPQHSLFSAPQGPSQPVGKVFVERSRRFQAAERVDQWKASGPTEQSFMDIRSMWTTRDVSIRVHSGFRVIGLFSHGFLAGYAVWNIIVVYVLAGEQLSSLSNLLQQYHTLAYPAQSLLYLLLALSTVSAFDRLNLAKATAAMRSLLTLSPVALASLLYFCALILLLSQQMTSDRINLYNQYSSDNVTLWQPGSEHSFLHPWIIVNLVVTLLVGLAWVLMSTSPDIDRTEEFLMSMEMEHPKAEEKDITA from the exons ATGGATACGGAAGCAAAG GTTCCCAGCACAAGGAGAAGAGATCTCCCTCCAATTCCTCAAGGACAGAGG CGGGGACCACGAGCACTGCCATCTATGCCAAG TCAAGACACAGCAG AGGAGATGCCTGCTCCAAAGAGTAGGAAAAAGAAGGCCAAGAGAGATGTGGAGAGTGTGGATGAACCTGACG ATGGTGGAATGGAAATGGGAGGACTTACCAGTCGCAGACAATCCGAATGTCAGGAACCTTTGACCCCGGAGCCTCTGGACAATCCACCACAAAGgaggaaaaagaagaagaaagcacAAGCCATTG ATGTGGAGGGAGATCAGGCAGACCTGGTGTCAAATGGAGATATGATGGATCAGAACACTGATGAAGAGGTGACACGCAGACCAAAAAAGAGGAA AGTAAAACCTAAAGTAACAGAAACACAGTCCAACAATGAACTGGACGTAGAGGATGATGATATCATCACAGACCCCCAGGCGCCTGTTCCCCAGCATTCCTTGTTCTCCGCTCCCCAAGGTCCGAGCCAGCCTGTGGGGAAGGTGTTTGTGGAAAGAAGCC GTCGTTTTCAAGCAGCTGAGCGAGTGGACCAGTGGAAGGCCAGTGGCCCGACGGAGCAGAGCTTTATGGACATCCGTTCAATGTGGACCACTAGAGATGTCTCCATAAGAGTACACAGTGGCTTCAG AGTGATTGGCCTGTTTTCTCATGGCTTCCTGGCTGGTTATGCTGTGTGGAATATCATTGTGGTCTATGTGTTGGCTGGGGAACAGTTGAGCTCTCTTTCCAACCTCCTGCAGCAGTATCATACCCTGGCCTATCCCGCACAGTCCCTCCTCTACCTGCTGCTGGCTCTCAGCACCGTCTCTGCCTTCGACAG GTTGAATCTGGCCAAAGCCACTGCTGCCATGCGGAGTTTGCTAACCCTGAGTCCTGTGGCACTTGCTTCCCTCT tgtacTTTTGTGCGCTCATTTTATTGTTAAGCCAGCAGATGACAAGTGATCGCATCAATCTCTATAATCAGTACTCCAGCGATAATGTCACACTTTG GCAGCCGGGCTCAGAGCACAGCTTCCTTCATCCCTGGATCATAGTGAATCTGGTCGTCACTTTGCTGGTCGGGCTGGCCTGGGTTCTCATGTCAACAAGTCCAGATATCGACCGCACAGAAG AGTTTTTAATGTCAATGGAAATGGAACATCCAAAAGCAGAAGAGAAGGACATCACTGCCTAA
- the zp2l2 gene encoding zona pellucida glycoprotein 2, like 2 isoform X2, which yields MLTIAALIAFTLSVCLSNAQDSQFPWQMPQYQAGGLSSSPVLKEFPQQEMFNPQQEMSSSSGSQRCVVEQQERVECGEPDITPAECEDISCCYDAQGCYYAKAVTLQCTRDGQFVLVVARDATLPRISLDSVHMLENDPSGLCAPVGTTATFAIYQFAVSSCGTRMKEENGFVIYENMMSSAYEVGIGPRGSITRDSAYELEFQCRYSGTAVEALVAEVNTVPPPPPVSQQGPLRVELRLAKGQCTTKGCSDEDMYTSYYSEADYPVTKVLREPVYVEVRILERTDPNIILVLDHCWATSTPEPLSLPQWDLVLDGCPYKDDHYLTTPLPVGPSGLQYPSHYKRFVVKMFTFVDQSSLEPLQERIFIHCTTSVCHPSPTEPCEPSCGSRTRRAVSEYLNDSEEKVVVSSGEVIIVSHLPVSDNLVDKEVPQILDYGLWAAGALTAFGVCGLMVAVIMQRTRLRPPPVPV from the exons ATGTTAACAATTGCAGCATTAATTGCGTTTACGCTTAGTGTATGTTTGAGCAATGCTCAGGATTCACAGTTTCCCTGGCAGATGCCCCAATATCAGGCCGGTGGTTTATCATCCTCACCAGTTCTGAAGGAATTTCCCCAGCAGGAGATGTTCAATCCTCAGCAGGAGATGAGCTCCTCCTCTGGGTCTCAGCGCTGTGTGGTGGAGCAGCAGGAGCGCGTTGAGTGTGGAGAGCCTGACATCACTCCAGCTGAATGTGAGGACATCAGCTGCTGTTATGATGCACAGGGCTGTTATTATGCCAAGGCAG TTACTCTGCAGTGCACGAGGGATGGGCAGTTTGTGTTGGTGGTGGCTCGAGATGCCACCCTGCCACGCATCAGTTTAGACTCCGTCCACATGCTGGAAAACGATCCCAGTGGCCTTTGCGCGCCTGTCGGCACTACTGCCACCTTTGCCATCTATCAGTTTGCTGTCAGCTCCTGTGGCACCAGAATGAAG GAAGAAAATGGTTTTGTTATTTATGAGAACATGATGTCATCTGCGTATGAAGTGGGCATTGGACCTCGTGGATCAATTACgagagacagtgcttatga GCTGGAGTTCCAGTGCAGGTATTCGGGAACAGCAGTTGAGGCGCTGGTGGCGGAGGTGAACACGgttcctcctcctccccccGTCTCTCAGCAGGGCCCACTCAGAGTGGAGCTCAGGCTCGCCAAGGGACAGTGCACCACTAAAGGATGCTCTGATG AGGATATGTACACTTCATACTACTCCGAGGCGGACTATCCTGTTACAAAAGTGTTGAGAGAGCCTGTATATGTGGAGGTGCGGATTCTGGAGAGGACTGATCCAAACATAATCCTGGTCCTGGACCACTGCTGGGCCACTTCTACTCCTGAACCCTTGAGCCTGCCTCAGTGGGACCTAGTGCTTGATGG cTGTCCATATAAGGATGACCATTATCTGACCACTCCGCTTCCTGTTGGAccctcagggctgcagtacccGTCTCATTACAAACGCTTTGTGGTGAAGATGTTCACCTTTGTAGATCAGTCCTCTCTTGAGCCTTTGCAGGAAAGG ATTTTCATTCACTGCACTACATCTGTTTGCCACCCCTCTCCCACTGAGCCATGTGAGCCCAGCTGTGGCAGCAGAACAA GAAGGGCTGTTTCAGAATACTTGAATGATTCCGAGGAAAAGGTTGTCGTTTCGAGTGGGGAGGTCATAATTGTATCTCATTTGCCAGTTTCTGACAATCTTGTGGATAAGGAAG TCCCACAGATATTGGATTATGGATTATGGGCGGCAGGAGCTCTCACTGCGTTTGGTGTCTGTGGGCTCATGGTGGCTGTTATAATGCAGCGGACCAGACTTCGCCCTCCGCCCGTTCCAGTGTGA